The genomic stretch CCGTCGTGCTGACGGAGGCGGGCGCGCGCTCCCCGCTGCGGCACTTCGCCGGCGTCGACGTCATGCAGTGGCACGGCGACACCTTCGCTCTGCCGGTCGGAGCCGCGCTGCTGGCCTCGTCACCGGCGGGCGAGGTGGAGGCGTTCGCGGTCGAGGACTGGCTCCTCGCCGTGCAGTTCCACCCGGAGCTCACCGGCACGATGGCGGCGCAGTGGCTCGAAGGTGACGGGGACTACGCGGGAGCGGCGGGCTACGACGCGGCGGTTCTCGCCGGCGACCTCGCGGTCGGCCGTTTCGAGCGGATGCACGCGGCGACGCGGCTCGCACTCGCCGAGTGGCTGCGCGCTGCGAGCGGAGGGCGGTCGCCGTCAGCGGCGGGAGGCGAAGAAGTCGAGCAGTAGTCGCGAGCTCTCCTCGGCACGAACGCCGGGGTACACCTCGACCACATGATTGTGCCGGCGGTCGCGGAGGAGGTCGTGCACCGATCCCGACGCCCCGGCCTTCTCATCCCATGCTCCGAACACGACCCGCTCGATCCGTGCCGCGAGGATCGCACCCGCGCAGAGCACACACGGCTCCAGGGTGACCACCAGCGTGCAGCCCTCGAGATGCCAGTCGCCTCGAGCCTGCGCCGCCGCGCGGATCGCGATCACCTCGGCGTGCGCCGTCGGATCCCGGCGCAGCTCCCGCTCATTGCGCCCGAGCCCGAGCACGGCGCCCTCCGAGTCGAGCACCACCGCGCCCACCGGGACGTCTCCCCACCCACAGGCCCGACGGGCCTCGTCGAGAGCCAAGCCCATCCACTCGTCGGAGTGCGGAGGGACGCGCAGATCGCTGTCGCGCATCGGTCCCCCTCCTGCGGCGGCGGCTCCGCTCGGGCCGGTCAGCATTACTGCGGCCAGTAGATTGAGCTTATGCGCGTCCACGTAGCCGACCACCCGCTGATCACCCATAAGCTCACCGTGCTGCGTGACAAGCGCACCCCCTCCCCCACCTTCCGGCAGCTCGCCGAAGAGTTGATGACGCTTCTGGCCTATGAGGCGACCCGCGGCGTCCGCACGCGCACCGTCACCATCGAGACTCCCGTGACGCAGACCACCGGTCTCGCGCTCAGCGACCCGCAGCCGCTCGTCGTCCCGATCCTCCGCGCAGGCCTGGGGATGCTCGGGGGCATGGTCAAGCTGATCCCCACCGCCGAGGTCGGCTTTCTGGGCATGGCGCGCAACGAGGAGACCCTCGAGCCGACCACGTACGCCGAGCGACTCCCCGAGGACCTATCGAACCGGCAGTGCTTCGTGCTGGACCCGATGCTCGCGACCGGCGGCTCACTCATCGCCGCCATTCAGTTCCTCTTCGACCGCGGGGCCGTGGATGTCACCGCCGTCTGCCTCCTCGCCGCCCCCGAGGGACTGACCGCGGTCGAAAAGGCCTCCGGCGACCGCGACGTGACCATCGTCCTCGGCTCCCTCGACGAGAAGCTCAACGAGCTCGGTTACATCGTCCCCGGCCTGGGTGACGCGGGCGACCGCCTCTACGGCCTGGCGGGCTGAGCCCGCGGGCTGCGGAGCCCGCGTCCGAAACAGGCCGTGCGAGCGGGCCGGGCCCCCGTTCCCCTCTCCCAGCCCTGACCCACGTTCCGCGCCAGAGCGGTCGCTGACCCTCCGTGCGTCTCTACTCTCGTGACAGTCACTCACGAAGGAGGCGCGATGGAGTTTCGCTTCGACGACGCGACAGCCGACAATCTGATCCGCACAGTAGAAGACGCCAGCGATTCGCTGAGGGACCACGGGATCGCCTGGGGCGGCGCGATGGGCACGGCCCTGCAGCATTTTGCCGGCCCGTACGCCGATCTGTTCCGCTCAGCCTGCATCATCGGCTCCGATAATCGGGTCGGCCTCTCCCGGTCGCTCTGGGACCTGGCCGACCGTGTCCGCGAGACGTCGCAGGCAGCGCAGAAGGAACGGGCTCGAATCACGGCTCTCGATGCCTGGAGGGTGCGCGAGGCCGAGCGGGAGCAGCGGCGACGTGCCCATCCGCTCGCCGGCCTCGGCGTGCAGCCCGACGAGGGGATGCTGGTCGATCCGCGTCCGTCCGAGGACCGGATTCCTGCGCCGGTCCTCAACGCCGGCTACGCGATCCAGGAACCGCCGCGAACGACGACGCAGTATTCGGGCCCGCTCGGGCACGGCAGGACCTCCGCGGACCCGGACGACCTCGTCATCTACGCATCGACGGCGCGGGCGTTCGGCGCGCTGATGCAGGAGCGGCTGACCAGCGTCCGCGCCTCCTGGGCGTCCTTCACGGACGAGTGCTCCTGGGTCCCGATCGAGAACTGCACCTTCCTGAACGCCTTCGACCGCTTCGTGACCGTGAACGGCGAGGAGGCCAGCTGGGTCGAGGCGATCGCCGATGCATTCCGCGCGGCCGGAGGTGGTTCCCTCTCCTCGCCGGGTCTCAATCTCGCTCAAACCCGGTTCGCTCCCCCCACCGATCAGGCGCTGCGAGCCATCCTCGCGTCCGTCCCCGCGGAAGACCTCGCGGCGATGCTCGCGGCGTCGCCCGCTCTGGCCGCGCAGATCCAGAGGATGCCACCCGCCGTCGTGCACGAGTGGTGGCAGAGCCTTGACCCCGCAGCCGACTCCGGCGATCCGTTCTCGTCCCGGCAACACGAGCTGCTGACGGCGCTGCCGCTGCTGATCGGGAATCTCGAGGGGATTCCCTACGGTGCCCGGTCGGTGGCGAACGCGTCCCGTCTCGAGGCGGAGCTCACGAGCCTGACCGCCGAGCGGGACGCCCTGCGCGCGATCACTCCGGGCACGGGCAGTGCCGACGCCGTGGGGCCGGCTCTCGCGGACCTCGAGCGACGACTCGCCGTCCTCGCGAACATCCACGACTCCCTGACGTCCTTCGAAGGCCGGAACCCCAGGTTCCTGATCTCGCTGACCGACGACGACCCGCCCCTGGCCGCGGTCTCGATCGGCGACCTCGACACCGCGACCGACGTCACCTACGCGGTCCCCGGCATGGGGCAGACGACCGCGACGACGACCGACTGGACGAGGGCCTCGCAGAACCTGCAGTCGCTGCTGCCGCCGGGGCACGCGGTCGTCGCCTGGATCGGCTACGAGACGCCGCCCAATCCGATCGGCGTCGACCTCGACATGTCGGTGCTCACGACCGACGACGCGGTCGCCGGCGCGACCCGCCTCGCCGCCGCTCTCGGCGGACTCGCCGCCGTCCGCGGGGACTCGATCCCCCACCCGAACGTCGTCGCGCACTCCTACGGCAGCACGGTCGCCGCCGTCGCGGCGACCCGACCGGACGTGCAGCTCGGCGCCCTGATCACCCTCGGCTCCGCGGGGCTCCCCGATTCCGTCGACAACGCATCCGATCTGCACGCCGACGGCGTCTATGCCGGCCAGGGCCGCCCCAAGTTCCCCGGTGAGAAAAGCAGCGGCGACGAACTGGCCTATCTGGGACGGGGGTTGAGCGAGGATCACCACGTCAATCCCATCCTGCCGGGATTCGGAGCCCAGGTCTTCGGAGTGGAGAACGGCGGCGACAAGGGTCGGCCGGTCTCGGCCCACGGAGCACTGGAGAGCGATACGGGCGACAGGGCGGGGTACTTCGACCAAAACACCGAGTCGCTGTTAAATGTCGCCGCAATTCTCAACGGGAACCTGAACGCCGTGACTGAGTACAAGCCCCTCGGGCCCACAGGAGTGCAGGAAAAGGCGGGAAGGTTATTCGATGGCGACCCGAACTAAGAGGGGACGGGGCGCTACAGCAGCGAGCATTTTCGCCGCAGTCCTTCTTCTAATGTCCGCCTGCGCCGCCGAAAAACCGGAGGAACCGACACCGATGAACACCATGACACCCACCGAGGGACGCACCGCGCTCCTCGCGTTCGTCAAAGACACCACCCAACAGCTCGATGTGACGGGCTGGTGGCCCAAATCCGGAGGCGCGGCACCCGACAGCTGCGGACTCGGCGGCGGAGAAAAAGGCGCCAGCTACAGCTTCAACTATTGGGCGCCCCGCGGAACCGATCCCGCCGGCGACGCCCAGAAGGTCGCCACCTACTGGGAATCCCTCGGCATGAGCGTCCGCATCGCCGACTCCACCCCCTGGCCCACCGTCTACGGCGAAGGCGGCCCCGTCCTGCGCGCCGCATTCGACACCCATTCCTCAGAAGACACCTACCTCGTCACCGCGGTCGCACGCTGCGCTCCCGGCGACGCCATCGCCCTCCTCAAAGAGGACAACGCGCAGCGCGCCGCGGGAATCGTCGTCCCCGGAGACGAAGGGGCCGTCCAACGGTGGGACCCAAAGAAGAAATACACCCTCGAACCCGTCGCCCCCGCCACCACCCCGCCCAAACCCAAACCCGAACCCGATCCCGACGAGCCCGAGCAATGACCTCACCATCCGACACGGGCCACGGAGCACGCCCACAGTGACCAGGACTCCTCCACGACGAGGTACCGCCGCGGCAAGCGTTCTCGCCGTGGTCCTTCTTCTGATGTCCGCCTGCGCCGCCGAAAAACCGGAGGAACCCACACCGATGAACACCACGACACCCACCGAGGGACGCACCGCGCTCATCGCCTTCGTCAAAGACACCACCCAACAGCTCGATGTGACGGGCTGGTGGCCGAAATCCGGAGGCGCGGCACCCGACAGCTGCGGACTCGGCGGCGGAGAAAAAGGCGCCAGCTACAGCTTCGACCATTGGGCGCCCCGCGGAACCGATCCCGCCGGCGACGCCCGAAAGGTTGCCACCTATTGGGAATCCCTCGGCATGAGCGTCCGCATCGCCGACTCCACCCCCTGGCCCAGAGTGTTCGGCGAAGGCGGCCCCGTCCTGCGTGCCGCATTCGACACCGAAGCCGCCGAAGACACCTACCGGGTCGGCGCAACCGCACGCTGCGCTCCCGGCGACGCCATCGCCCTCCTCAAAGAGGACAACGCACAACGCGCCGCCGGAATCGTCGTCCCCGGAGACGAGGGCACCGTCCCCCGGTGGGACCCAAAGAAGAAATACACCCTCGAACCCGTCGCCCCCGCCACCACCCCGCCCAAACCCAAACCCGATCCCGACGAGCCCGAGCAATGACCTCACCATCCGACACGGGCCGCGGAGCACGCCGACAGTGACCAGGACTCTTCTACGACAAGCCGTCGCCGGGGCGAGCGTTCTCGCCGCAGTCCTTCTTCTGACGTCCGCCTGCACAGCCGAGGATCCGGAGGAACCCACACCGATGAACACCACGACACCCACCGAGGGACGCACCGCGCTCATCGCCTTCGTCAAAGACACCACCCAACAGCTCGATGTGACGGGCTGGTGGCCCAAATCCGGAGGCGCGGCACCCGACAGCTGCGGACTCGGCGGCGGAGAAAAAGGCGCCAGCTACAGCTTCGACCATTGGGCGCCCCGCGGAACCGATCCCGCCGGCGACGCCCAGAAGGTCGCCACATACTGGGAAACCCTCGGCATGAGCGTCCGCATCGCCGACTCCACCCCCTGGCCCACCGTCTACGGCGAAGGCGGCCCCGTCCTCCGCGCCGACTTCGACACCCATTCCGCCGAAGACACCTACCGGATCGGTGCCGTCGCACGCTGCGCGCCCGGCGACGCCATCGCCCTCCTCAAAGAGGACAACGCGCAACGCGCCGCCGGCATCGTCGTCCCCGGAGACGAAGGCACCATCCCCCGGTGGGACCCGAAGAAGAAATACACCCTCGAACCCGTCACACCCACGGAATGACGGGTGCTGCGGCTGAGGACAGTCGTCGCAGTGCATCGTGGCGCCCCGCCTCCACACACGGACATGTTGACGCGCGGCACCAGCCTGGGCTTTACTGTCGAGCATGACTGACACCCTGCACGCCCTGACCTCCCTCGAGGCCTCCGGGAATGCCGGCATGATGATGGCCGGTGGCCCCGTCATGTGCTGTCGAATGTGTGCATGAGGAACTGACCTCGCCGGGTCCCCGCACAGCCTCCGCCCGCTGATCCTTTCGATCGGCTGAGCGTCGTAGGCGCGGATGATCCCCTGGATGCCCCGCATCCGTCTCTGCCGTCACCGCGCTTCGCGGGTCGGCTCGATCGCGCACACCCGGATCCGCCCCTGGACACTCGTCCCGGATCCGACCAGCCAAGGACTTGTCATGACCCTCCTCCACCCCCGTACCGTCCCCACCGCCGCCACGACAGCCGCCTCCCGGCTCCAGCCGATCGGCGACGCCGCCCCCGCCGCACCACGCCTCCGCGCCGTCCCCCAGGGGACCGAGGCCCGCGGATTCGCCCTCTACGTCGGCATCGACGAGGCCAAGGCCCGCGCCGCCGGACTCGACCTGGGTCGCCTAGTCGAAGAGCTCAAGCGCATTACCGCCCAGCTCGCCCCCGACGCCGAGACCTACGCCTCCGTCGCTCTCGCTCCGCAGGGCGTCGGCGGCCGTGATGTCGACGTGGTCCGCCTCGCGCTCCAGGACCCCGCCGCCGTCGCCAAGCGCCGCGCCGACGCCGAACCCGACCCTGATCGCGTGCCCGGCGGAGTCGTCATTGACATCTCTCGTAAGCGCGTCGTTCTCGATGACGAGACCACCGCTCTCACCTACAAGGAGTTCGAGCTCCTCCAGTACCTCGTGCTCCGCGAGGGCCGCACCATCGAGCGCACCGAGCTCATCGCCTCCCTGTGGGGCGCCACCGACGACGACGCACCCAACGAGCGCACCATCGACGTCCACGTCCGTCGGCTCCGGGCCAAGCTCGGCCGCTACGAGGAGATCGTGCGCACCGTCCGCGGCGTCGGCTACCGCTTCGATCGCCACGCGGACGTCGCCATCCGGTACGCCTCCACGCCGTCGCCGGATCTGTTCTGAGTCGTCGAGGGGAGTCCCGCGTCGCGCCGGGGCAGGGCAACCGGTACGGCCTCGGCCGGCGGGCAGCTGTGCGAGGGGCTCAGGGACGTCCCAGGAAATAAAGGGTTGCACCGTTACCGGGTCGTTATATAGTTCACCTGCGTCAACCGTTTGCTGTGGCGGAGAAGCGCGAAAAGTGATTGCAGGACACTCTTGGTGCAAGGGAAAGAAGGCCGGCCGCTCGCCTCAGCGGCCGGCCTTCTGTCGTTC from Rathayibacter rathayi encodes the following:
- a CDS encoding glutamine amidotransferase-related protein translates to MRRALAIVNERGAGLGALEPMMTAEGFTVEAVAGTDLDAIDILAPDLVITLGSSAGVYETSRHPFINPEIALLQDRLHHRRPTLGVCFGAQLIASALGESVHPGATREVGFRSVVLTEAGARSPLRHFAGVDVMQWHGDTFALPVGAALLASSPAGEVEAFAVEDWLLAVQFHPELTGTMAAQWLEGDGDYAGAAGYDAAVLAGDLAVGRFERMHAATRLALAEWLRAASGGRSPSAAGGEEVEQ
- a CDS encoding nucleoside deaminase, which codes for MRDSDLRVPPHSDEWMGLALDEARRACGWGDVPVGAVVLDSEGAVLGLGRNERELRRDPTAHAEVIAIRAAAQARGDWHLEGCTLVVTLEPCVLCAGAILAARIERVVFGAWDEKAGASGSVHDLLRDRRHNHVVEVYPGVRAEESSRLLLDFFASRR
- the upp gene encoding uracil phosphoribosyltransferase — encoded protein: MRVHVADHPLITHKLTVLRDKRTPSPTFRQLAEELMTLLAYEATRGVRTRTVTIETPVTQTTGLALSDPQPLVVPILRAGLGMLGGMVKLIPTAEVGFLGMARNEETLEPTTYAERLPEDLSNRQCFVLDPMLATGGSLIAAIQFLFDRGAVDVTAVCLLAAPEGLTAVEKASGDRDVTIVLGSLDEKLNELGYIVPGLGDAGDRLYGLAG
- a CDS encoding alpha/beta hydrolase, which gives rise to MEFRFDDATADNLIRTVEDASDSLRDHGIAWGGAMGTALQHFAGPYADLFRSACIIGSDNRVGLSRSLWDLADRVRETSQAAQKERARITALDAWRVREAEREQRRRAHPLAGLGVQPDEGMLVDPRPSEDRIPAPVLNAGYAIQEPPRTTTQYSGPLGHGRTSADPDDLVIYASTARAFGALMQERLTSVRASWASFTDECSWVPIENCTFLNAFDRFVTVNGEEASWVEAIADAFRAAGGGSLSSPGLNLAQTRFAPPTDQALRAILASVPAEDLAAMLAASPALAAQIQRMPPAVVHEWWQSLDPAADSGDPFSSRQHELLTALPLLIGNLEGIPYGARSVANASRLEAELTSLTAERDALRAITPGTGSADAVGPALADLERRLAVLANIHDSLTSFEGRNPRFLISLTDDDPPLAAVSIGDLDTATDVTYAVPGMGQTTATTTDWTRASQNLQSLLPPGHAVVAWIGYETPPNPIGVDLDMSVLTTDDAVAGATRLAAALGGLAAVRGDSIPHPNVVAHSYGSTVAAVAATRPDVQLGALITLGSAGLPDSVDNASDLHADGVYAGQGRPKFPGEKSSGDELAYLGRGLSEDHHVNPILPGFGAQVFGVENGGDKGRPVSAHGALESDTGDRAGYFDQNTESLLNVAAILNGNLNAVTEYKPLGPTGVQEKAGRLFDGDPN
- a CDS encoding winged helix-turn-helix domain-containing protein; this translates as MTLLHPRTVPTAATTAASRLQPIGDAAPAAPRLRAVPQGTEARGFALYVGIDEAKARAAGLDLGRLVEELKRITAQLAPDAETYASVALAPQGVGGRDVDVVRLALQDPAAVAKRRADAEPDPDRVPGGVVIDISRKRVVLDDETTALTYKEFELLQYLVLREGRTIERTELIASLWGATDDDAPNERTIDVHVRRLRAKLGRYEEIVRTVRGVGYRFDRHADVAIRYASTPSPDLF